One part of the Pediococcus claussenii ATCC BAA-344 genome encodes these proteins:
- a CDS encoding helix-turn-helix domain-containing protein encodes MPRIDERSWKKIFELGNNGKYDDEAYAEILATVLNLRVEKGLTQSDVARISGLSTSMISKIESQYTVPSVKNFLRYIFALDLDWELVHKR; translated from the coding sequence ATGCCGAGAATTGACGAACGTAGTTGGAAAAAGATTTTTGAATTGGGTAATAACGGTAAATACGATGATGAAGCGTATGCTGAGATTCTTGCTACAGTATTGAATTTGCGTGTTGAAAAAGGCTTAACTCAAAGTGACGTTGCGAGAATATCTGGTTTATCTACGAGTATGATCTCTAAAATTGAGAGTCAATATACAGTACCGAGTGTAAAAAATTTCTTACGATATATTTTCGCCTTAGATTTGGATTGGGAACTTGTTCATAAACGTTAA